One genomic segment of Vibrio nitrifigilis includes these proteins:
- a CDS encoding DUF2813 domain-containing protein has protein sequence MHLDRIEISGFRGIRRLSLSFDELTTLIGENTWGKSSLLDALSVMLPPDGSLYQCQKKDFHLDYSLSQPRSQDLQIILCFIATNKKEPLSGRNRRLKPIWRETSQGEPRIIYRLSASLINNIVTTQYDFLDLSGRIISVHHKEKLAQELMSLHPVIRLKDSRRFARDGENGHSDHKNARMEKRIDNTCRRLMAIPGHVNKGEMRSSLAAMNILIEHYFSFKNQSRHYRSPEHNGLLYTPSNSGQTLHQMVIGVKNRQTHLLFLRLLNTYLQAKGPNDLRRCARPILIIEDPEGRLHPTHLARAWSLLAMLPMQKILTTNSSDLVSSVPLSSIRRLVRQQDKTLSLSMPTQKLSSDELRRIGFHLRFHRSGVLFARCWLLVEGETEVWLFSELARQCGYNLAAEGITIIEFAQSGLRAMIKVAQAFGIDWHVITDGDQAGKKYSATVKGMLHHDKVSHRLTELPDKDIEHFLYANGFEPFFRSLVRLPLDHPIPAKKVVTKVLKKHAKPDLALKIVNYAEQQGEQQIPRLIKVTLSRILHMANANNYM, from the coding sequence ATGCATTTAGATAGAATTGAGATCTCAGGATTTCGGGGAATTCGGCGTTTATCGTTAAGTTTTGATGAATTAACCACCTTAATCGGTGAAAATACTTGGGGCAAATCTTCATTACTTGATGCGCTATCGGTCATGCTGCCTCCTGACGGCTCGCTCTATCAATGTCAAAAGAAAGACTTTCACCTCGATTACTCACTATCTCAACCTAGAAGCCAAGACTTACAAATCATATTGTGCTTTATAGCAACCAATAAAAAAGAGCCCCTCTCAGGGCGAAATCGTCGTTTAAAACCGATTTGGCGTGAAACATCACAAGGTGAACCCCGCATTATTTATCGTTTATCAGCGTCCTTAATCAACAACATCGTCACAACACAATACGATTTTTTAGATCTTTCTGGGCGAATTATTAGTGTCCACCACAAAGAGAAACTCGCCCAAGAGCTCATGAGTTTGCACCCAGTGATCCGCCTTAAAGACTCGCGCCGTTTTGCAAGAGATGGTGAAAACGGTCATAGCGACCATAAAAATGCACGAATGGAAAAACGGATTGATAATACCTGCCGGCGTTTAATGGCAATACCTGGGCATGTCAATAAAGGTGAAATGCGCTCAAGTCTTGCTGCGATGAACATATTAATTGAGCATTATTTTTCTTTTAAGAATCAATCACGTCATTATCGTTCGCCCGAACATAATGGCTTACTATATACGCCGTCAAACAGTGGTCAAACACTTCATCAAATGGTCATTGGCGTCAAAAATCGCCAAACGCATTTACTGTTTTTGCGTTTACTGAATACCTACTTGCAAGCTAAAGGCCCGAATGATTTACGCCGCTGCGCCCGCCCTATTTTAATTATTGAAGATCCCGAAGGACGTTTGCATCCCACCCATTTAGCTCGGGCATGGAGCTTACTGGCGATGTTGCCAATGCAGAAGATTCTCACCACGAACAGCTCGGACTTAGTTTCTTCTGTACCACTATCATCCATTCGCCGATTGGTACGACAACAAGATAAAACCCTCTCTTTAAGTATGCCAACTCAAAAGCTCTCTTCCGATGAGTTAAGACGCATCGGCTTTCACCTGCGGTTTCATCGCTCTGGAGTGTTGTTTGCGCGTTGTTGGCTTCTCGTTGAAGGCGAAACTGAAGTGTGGCTATTTAGCGAGTTAGCAAGGCAGTGTGGTTACAACCTAGCAGCCGAGGGGATTACTATCATTGAGTTTGCTCAATCAGGTTTACGAGCAATGATTAAAGTTGCGCAAGCATTTGGTATTGATTGGCATGTCATCACAGATGGCGATCAAGCAGGCAAAAAATACTCCGCTACTGTAAAAGGAATGCTACATCACGATAAAGTATCGCACCGTTTAACCGAATTACCTGACAAAGATATCGAGCATTTTCTTTATGCCAATGGATTTGAACCCTTCTTTCGCTCCTTAGTAAGATTACCCTTAGATCATCCAATACCCGCCAAGAAGGTAGTAACTAAGGTATTGAAAAAACATGCTAAACCAGATTTGGCACTAAAGATAGTCAATTATGCAGAGCAGCAAGGCGAACAGCAGATTCCGCGTCTGATAAAGGTGACGCTGTCACGAATATTACACATGGCTAATGCTAATAATTACATGTAA
- a CDS encoding bifunctional metallophosphatase/5'-nucleotidase, with amino-acid sequence MNESKHKTTVTLAHINDTHSYFEPTSLQLQLDIDGERLTPFVSAGGFARIATRVAQLRSDSERQKRQFLFLHAGDCFQGTLYFSLFKGKVNIDMLNALNIDAMTLGNHELDMGNEPVGRFVRNIQFPLLAGNWDLSSEQKKRYPLANQPNIKAYDNAHSCARWIVKGEAQHRVAIFGLSLDKMAEIANPDNDTPFVDAVEVARNTVEAIHREGIRNIILLSHLGYENDIELAEQVTGIGLIVGGHSHVLQGDFRSVGLSQHDDYGLRINDTYIVQAGYYALALGHCEIDFDQTGKVVRFCGQNELLLGRRLFLDATMNQEGMDHLHKEACVYLEKHPQVVVCKKDPDVQGILQRKYMPQVRELQQQVVAHVPAPIRHVRIPDEKGASQLAPLVARGFYEAMQAEGHTVNFAMHNAGGIRASIQSGPLTKADIIGKLLPFAIPIGVYRVKGSTIAKLLEGAINNATNNGVEGTGSGSYPYTYGLKFQYVANKPKGQRIEQLRVLENGFWRPVDANRRYTGVSSAYTIKGKEGYDAFDEILDTPVMSQHSMADTFVKLVTERPELLIENANYEYINQ; translated from the coding sequence ATGAACGAATCAAAGCATAAGACGACTGTCACTCTGGCACATATTAATGATACTCACTCTTACTTTGAGCCTACTTCTCTGCAATTGCAGTTAGACATTGACGGGGAGCGCCTTACTCCGTTTGTGAGTGCGGGGGGATTTGCCCGTATTGCCACTCGTGTCGCGCAGTTGCGCAGTGATTCTGAACGGCAAAAACGCCAGTTTTTATTTCTGCATGCGGGGGATTGCTTTCAAGGTACCCTCTATTTCTCCTTATTTAAGGGGAAAGTGAACATTGATATGCTTAATGCTCTAAACATCGATGCAATGACGTTGGGAAATCATGAATTAGATATGGGAAATGAACCCGTAGGCCGTTTTGTCCGCAATATTCAGTTTCCATTGCTTGCGGGAAATTGGGATCTTTCATCAGAGCAAAAAAAGCGTTATCCATTGGCGAATCAGCCGAATATTAAAGCGTATGATAATGCGCATTCTTGTGCGCGCTGGATTGTAAAAGGTGAAGCGCAGCATCGTGTTGCTATTTTTGGTTTATCGCTCGATAAAATGGCGGAAATAGCGAACCCTGACAATGATACTCCCTTTGTTGATGCGGTCGAGGTTGCACGCAACACGGTCGAGGCCATTCATCGTGAAGGGATTCGTAATATCATATTACTGAGTCATCTGGGCTATGAGAACGATATTGAGCTGGCTGAGCAGGTAACAGGCATAGGTTTGATTGTTGGCGGGCATAGTCATGTTTTACAAGGTGACTTTCGCTCAGTTGGCTTATCTCAACACGATGATTACGGCCTACGTATAAATGATACGTATATCGTACAAGCAGGTTATTACGCTTTAGCGTTAGGCCATTGTGAGATCGATTTTGATCAAACCGGTAAAGTGGTGCGATTTTGTGGGCAGAATGAATTGTTACTAGGAAGACGATTATTCTTAGATGCGACTATGAATCAAGAGGGCATGGATCACCTGCATAAAGAAGCATGTGTGTATCTGGAAAAACATCCTCAAGTGGTTGTCTGTAAGAAAGATCCTGATGTTCAAGGGATTCTGCAAAGAAAATATATGCCTCAAGTTCGTGAGTTACAGCAACAGGTTGTTGCCCACGTTCCGGCACCAATTCGCCATGTTCGTATTCCCGATGAAAAAGGCGCCAGCCAACTCGCTCCATTGGTCGCTCGTGGTTTTTATGAAGCGATGCAAGCTGAAGGTCATACTGTCAATTTCGCCATGCATAATGCTGGTGGCATTCGAGCGTCTATCCAATCAGGTCCACTCACAAAAGCCGATATTATTGGTAAATTATTACCATTTGCTATTCCCATTGGTGTCTATCGTGTTAAAGGCAGCACAATAGCAAAACTGTTGGAAGGTGCGATAAATAATGCGACGAATAACGGCGTTGAAGGAACGGGCTCTGGTAGCTATCCGTATACTTATGGGCTTAAATTTCAGTACGTTGCAAATAAACCGAAGGGACAAAGGATAGAGCAGCTACGAGTACTAGAAAATGGCTTTTGGCGACCCGTCGATGCGAATCGGCGCTATACCGGGGTGTCTTCCGCTTATACGATCAAAGGTAAAGAAGGTTATGATGCCTTTGACGAAATATTGGATACACCGGTGATGAGCCAACATTCAATGGCAGATACCTTTGTTAAACTGGTTACTGAGCGTCCAGAATTACTTATAGAAAACGCCAATTATGAATACATTAATCAATAG
- a CDS encoding cytochrome b encodes MHTESKENSQVSHYGRVARWFHWASAVIIIAMFALGLWMMQLSFSSPWAVSAPNWHKSVGILLAIVTVARVFWKLTTKSPSIEGKRWERNTAHIVHWLMYVDLFVLFISGYVVATEYGDDIRLFDWITLPGVTSWWAEPPYFIGEMHLYAAWAMITMTVVHVLAALKHHLIDRDNTLIKMRGVK; translated from the coding sequence ATGCATACAGAATCAAAAGAAAATAGCCAGGTGAGCCATTATGGACGTGTTGCACGTTGGTTTCATTGGGCGTCTGCTGTCATTATTATTGCGATGTTTGCTCTAGGATTATGGATGATGCAATTGTCATTTTCGAGCCCATGGGCAGTGTCAGCCCCTAATTGGCATAAGAGCGTGGGCATTTTATTAGCTATTGTGACCGTTGCTCGTGTGTTTTGGAAACTCACTACCAAATCGCCAAGCATTGAAGGAAAACGCTGGGAACGCAATACAGCTCATATTGTGCACTGGTTAATGTATGTTGATTTATTTGTGTTGTTTATTAGCGGTTATGTTGTCGCGACCGAGTATGGAGATGATATCCGTTTGTTCGATTGGATAACGTTACCCGGTGTCACAAGTTGGTGGGCGGAGCCGCCGTATTTTATCGGCGAAATGCATCTGTACGCAGCTTGGGCGATGATAACAATGACGGTGGTGCATGTATTAGCTGCGTTAAAGCATCACCTAATCGACCGCGACAATACTCTGATTAAAATGCGCGGTGTTAAATAG
- a CDS encoding M6 family metalloprotease domain-containing protein — protein sequence MKIKLSSGILCLSLISAMSHAAIPYKGQTYQYTQPNGEKLTLSLDGNDYYAEQRTTTGKLVIYDADLKGMAYAKVSQDGSQLISTGELATEKTTISTNALSASKFVKHYQAQQGLSRAARLKLAEQARDKLLQPETSQYSWLMSSKTAVSDKHVIGKIQGLTIMIQFPDEAGTMTKTQINNFLNAENYSEFNNKESIRGYYQSVSAGKVDYTNTVVGYYTAKHNKAYYTDESLEFSLRARELITEALNWLENEQGFDFSTLSTDSNKQIRGLNFLYAGTSGGSWSKGLWPHMGWLSPQFCADGVCTSKYQISDMGSSLSIGTFAHESGHLLFDWPDLYDYDGSSYGSVASYGIMGYGAVGYKSMYNPTAPVSPLRDLVGWETITELNPAVDSNAPSGRLSLTNMSNHEYKWTNPNNSGEAFYIEAINQQGQNSEQPGSGLAIYHVDSNGDRDNEWHPYIQMEHADGNRDPENYVNQGDATDVYTEYGEFTATLPNALTTKGTNSLWWDGSESGLTITDVSQPGQTISFLSTASSDTGSSSSEQGNNQETDGSSTNDETNTDTNDLVYAGNIDQYSSVVEPNGSYFQLNQEQVLNISLSGAANTDFGMALYKYQNNEWQAVAVSQTEGSSDEAISYDAQSGYYYVLILAYSGSGQYKLTIEQ from the coding sequence GCGAAAAACTCACCCTTAGTTTAGACGGTAACGACTACTATGCTGAACAACGCACCACGACCGGAAAGCTCGTTATTTATGATGCTGACCTAAAAGGTATGGCATATGCGAAAGTATCACAAGATGGCAGTCAACTTATCTCTACTGGTGAACTCGCAACAGAGAAGACGACGATCAGTACCAATGCCCTTTCGGCTTCTAAATTCGTTAAACATTATCAAGCGCAACAAGGATTATCCCGTGCAGCTCGCTTAAAGTTAGCAGAACAAGCGCGCGATAAACTTTTGCAACCAGAAACGTCTCAATATTCATGGCTCATGTCATCGAAAACTGCAGTCAGCGATAAACACGTTATTGGTAAAATCCAAGGTTTAACCATCATGATTCAGTTCCCTGATGAAGCGGGAACAATGACGAAAACCCAAATCAATAACTTTTTAAACGCAGAAAATTATTCAGAGTTTAATAACAAAGAATCCATCCGCGGCTACTACCAATCGGTGTCTGCAGGCAAAGTGGACTACACAAACACCGTTGTGGGGTACTACACAGCCAAGCACAATAAGGCATACTATACCGATGAAAGCTTAGAATTTTCTTTACGCGCTCGCGAACTGATCACTGAAGCACTAAATTGGTTGGAGAATGAACAAGGTTTTGATTTCTCCACACTATCAACCGATAGCAACAAGCAGATCCGCGGACTTAACTTCTTGTATGCTGGCACATCAGGCGGTTCTTGGTCAAAAGGACTGTGGCCACATATGGGCTGGTTGTCGCCACAATTTTGTGCCGATGGTGTGTGTACTAGCAAATATCAGATTTCAGACATGGGCAGTAGCCTGTCGATAGGTACATTTGCTCATGAATCAGGACACCTACTCTTCGATTGGCCAGATCTTTACGATTATGACGGTAGTTCTTACGGCTCTGTTGCTAGCTACGGAATCATGGGATATGGCGCTGTAGGCTATAAATCTATGTATAACCCAACAGCGCCTGTGTCACCACTGCGTGATTTAGTCGGTTGGGAAACAATCACTGAACTGAACCCAGCAGTAGATAGCAATGCGCCGAGCGGTCGCCTTTCACTAACAAACATGAGTAATCATGAATATAAGTGGACTAACCCAAACAATTCCGGTGAAGCCTTTTATATTGAAGCGATTAACCAACAAGGTCAAAACAGCGAACAACCGGGGTCTGGCCTCGCTATTTACCACGTAGACAGTAATGGTGACCGTGATAACGAGTGGCATCCCTACATCCAAATGGAACATGCTGATGGCAATCGTGATCCTGAAAATTACGTTAACCAAGGTGATGCCACTGATGTCTATACAGAATACGGTGAATTTACCGCCACATTACCTAACGCTTTAACGACCAAGGGAACCAACTCTCTATGGTGGGATGGCAGCGAATCTGGCTTAACTATCACAGATGTATCACAACCTGGGCAAACGATCTCTTTCCTATCCACGGCATCATCAGATACAGGTTCTAGTTCATCAGAGCAAGGCAACAACCAAGAAACAGATGGTAGCTCGACGAACGATGAGACAAATACCGATACAAATGATCTTGTTTATGCGGGTAATATCGATCAGTATTCATCGGTTGTCGAACCTAATGGCAGCTACTTTCAGCTTAACCAAGAGCAAGTATTGAACATTTCACTTTCTGGAGCAGCCAATACCGATTTTGGTATGGCACTGTATAAATACCAAAATAATGAATGGCAAGCTGTTGCTGTATCGCAAACGGAAGGTTCATCCGATGAAGCCATTAGTTATGATGCGCAATCTGGATACTATTACGTGTTGATTTTGGCCTATTCTGGTTCTGGTCAATACAAGTTAACGATTGAACAGTAA